The Pseudomonas hefeiensis genomic sequence CAGTCCTGAGCCTCACCGGCATGGGCTGGAATGACGCACCAGGCACCAAGCAGAACTGAAAAGAGAGGTATGGCGCGCAATGGTCCTCCTTAGCGGTTTTCCAGACTGGCTGCACGGGCGTAAGGCAGCGCGCTTTCGGTACCTTTCAGAGCAGCTTCTTGGGCATGCTGACGCAGGTAATTGGGCAGACGCTGATCATGCCAGCCTGGTTGGCCTTGCAGCACACCGTTGGCCATCGGACCTGCGACTTCTGAGCTTTCGCTGTAACCGGCCAACACTGCCGGCCCCTTGACCTGCGGAGCGGCCAAGCCTGGCTGATTGGACTGCTGCGCCATCTGCACGCCAGCAATCTCATCCTGGTTGTACAGGCGCACACCGGCCAGAACAGCTACGGTAACCGAAGCGGCAACCGCCAGACGACCCAGGTTACGCCATGGGCTACGGGAGGCTTTTGCCGGAACAGCTTCATCAGCCAGTGCAGCAGAAACAGCCGCAGCGATGTCCAGACGCGGAAGCAGCAGGTCCTTGTGCATGACAGCCCGGGCGATCTGGTAACGAGCCCAGGTCTCACGGGTTTCAACATCGTCGAAGGCATTCAGTACCCGACGCAATTCCAGTTCGTCCGCTTCGTTATCCATCACTGCGGACAGCGATTCCTGCAGGGCTTCACGACTCATGGCGTTCCTCTCTTGGCTGTCGCCGCTGTCTCAGTTTTCCTGCAACAATGGTTGCAGGGCTTTATCAATGGCCTCCCGAGCGCGGAAAATCCGGGAGCGCACGGTGCCCACTGGACATTGCATGACGCTGGCAATGTCCTCGTAAACTCAGACCGTCGAATTCACGTAAAGTTAGAGCCGTACGCAAATCTTCGGGCAGTTGCTGGATGGTTCGATGGACAGTGCCTTCGATCTCATCGCGCAGCAACGCTCGTTCTGGTGACTCAAGATCCTTGAGGCCATGATCGCCATCATAGAACTCTGCATCCTCAGAACTCACATCACTATCCGGCGGC encodes the following:
- a CDS encoding sigma-E factor negative regulatory protein; protein product: MSREALQESLSAVMDNEADELELRRVLNAFDDVETRETWARYQIARAVMHKDLLLPRLDIAAAVSAALADEAVPAKASRSPWRNLGRLAVAASVTVAVLAGVRLYNQDEIAGVQMAQQSNQPGLAAPQVKGPAVLAGYSESSEVAGPMANGVLQGQPGWHDQRLPNYLRQHAQEAALKGTESALPYARAASLENR